TGTTTCGGACGCGGCCACGAAAGCGCCGTCGCTGAGCATGTACTGCTCCTTGCCGACGTCGAGGATTTGCACCGCGCCCGGCAACCGCGGCGACAGCAGGCAGTCGCCGTCGCCGCGTACCGCTTCGATATGCTGCTGGAAGAAGGATTCGCCGTTGGCAAAGCGCCGCATGATGGCGGCGCCGATGCCGCCGGTCATCTTGCCCTTGAGGTCAAGCGCCTCCTCCATCATCACCATCGCATCGGACTCACAGTAAATCTTTTCACCGCGTGCCAGCGACACATGCAGGAACGGATCGATATCACCGGTCACCGAAAATTTAGGCATGACGAACCCTTTCCTGGTTTAAACGCTGACGCCGAACGAAGCAGCGAGGGGACCCAGGCCACCCTTGAAGCCCTGGCCCACGGCCTTGAATTTCCACTCGGCGCCGTTGCGATACACCTCGCCGAAGATCATGGCCGACTCGGTCGAACCGTCTTCCGACAGGTCGTAGCGGGCAATTTCCGCTTCGCCAGCGGCGTTGACGGTGCGCACGTAGGCTTTTTGCACCTGGCCGAAGTTCTGCTTGCGGGCGTCGCCGTCGTGAATGGTCACGCAGATGGCGATGCGCTCGATATCGGCCGGTACGGTGGACAGGTCGATGGTGACGGTTTCGTCGTCGCCGGCGCCGTCGCCGGTGCGGTTGTCACCGGAGTGGGTGACGGCGCCGTCGGACGACTTGAGGTTGTTGTAGAAGATGAAGTCGTTGTCGGCGCGGACTTTGCCGTCGGCCTTGAGCAGGAATGCAGAACCGTCCAGGTCGAACGCGCTGCCATCGGTGGAGCGTACGTCCCAGCCGAGGCCGACGATGATTTTCGACAGGCCTGGGGCTTCTTTGCTCAGATTAACGTTACCGCCTTTTTGCAGACTGATTGCCATGGTAAGACTCCTTAAAAAGAAAAC
This is a stretch of genomic DNA from Duganella zoogloeoides. It encodes these proteins:
- a CDS encoding TerD family protein; protein product: MAISLQKGGNVNLSKEAPGLSKIIVGLGWDVRSTDGSAFDLDGSAFLLKADGKVRADNDFIFYNNLKSSDGAVTHSGDNRTGDGAGDDETVTIDLSTVPADIERIAICVTIHDGDARKQNFGQVQKAYVRTVNAAGEAEIARYDLSEDGSTESAMIFGEVYRNGAEWKFKAVGQGFKGGLGPLAASFGVSV